Below is a genomic region from Medicago truncatula cultivar Jemalong A17 chromosome 3, MtrunA17r5.0-ANR, whole genome shotgun sequence.
gtgctctgatacgtaacgggatgggaactttgttattgctttctattccttacgtattgtttttgaagaattatgactgtttttagaatggatttttatgacataattgtaaagaggccttagtgccaaagactggttttagttattgaataaattccgctgcgaagtattaaagattttgttattaaattttaaaggataaatagttatttattcagtttatgattttaagaaaagaagtgtagcattccgtttacgtgaataactttgattattaaatgaaatttttatgttggaaaaacggggtgttacagtggGTTCCCTtcaggaggaggaggaggtggcaCCAGAGGAGGTGGCAGTGGTGGGTTCCCTTCAGGAGGAGGAGGTGGCGGCGGAGGTGGCAGTGGTTGGTGACGTGGGAGTATATATATCGTCGGAATAGGGTCACCGATCCTCAAGTTATTCAGAGCCGGGTTGTGCTTCTTCATCGTAGTCCATTTTttctgattaaaaaataaatacagtGATTAGCATATAATCATTTAATTAAATACTGACTTGAAATTCAAAACAACTTTAAAACCATCGTAAGTATTTAATTAAATGCTGACTTGTATTTTGTTTGACTGTAAGACTGTGTGTCATTTTTATGACTGCAGTCAATCACAATCCCACAaaatcaccaccaaaaaaactaacataacatCACAGGCCAGGAGAAAACAGTAAATTTAAGCAAAAGCTCTCTGATCCCATGAGTCTAACAGCTTCAATGGCAAACCCAAAATCCTCTTCACCGAGttaaaccaatttaaaaatcaattaatgaaTGACTCAAAAACCACTTTAAAACCATCGTAAGTAATAATAAATCATAATCACAAAATTACCTCATTCTAATAACAAAAATAGATCACAGATtctaacaaaaaacaaacaacagaTCACAAATATACATACATGCATTTTCTTATGGTCCAGCCATTCTGAAAATTGGAGGGATGGGTCCGTCTTCATAACCTTCCAATTCTTTCCCACCCGTGTGACTCCCTCAACCAACATGCATTCAACTTCTCGGGGGTAGCGATGCCCATTTCTGGCCATCCTAAAAagcaaaatgaaaaaacaaacacattactTGTTCATATCATCCAAGGgttgaaatgaaaagaaaagaaaagaaaagaaaagaaaagaaaagggttGAAATTTTAACAACCTAGCaaggaatgaaatgaaatctggGTGAGGGTGAGTTTGTTATAACGAAATGAAATGGAAAAATGAGTTCAGCTATTTATAGAGGAGAGGATGATAGAATAATCTAGAACAAAACTAATGAGGACAAAAAATAACCAACTTTGATATGGATGTATGAAAATCAGGTGTGTCATGTGCGTGTGTGAtacaagaataataaaaatataaaataaaaatgaaattgttaaaaAGGGATAAAATTTTGGAGGCTTCTCACATTTAGCAAAACTcttatattatttgattttataattttattaatactaCTAAAAATAAAGCAAAAGTCTTATCGATGGTTATTCGTTTAAATCAATTTCGATTTGACGCGTTTATTTTCACTTTGattagatttaagtttttttcgaTTTCAAAACTCGAATATATGATACAGTTACATGAATATATATACTTATCATGAACTCGTACCCAAATTCATCAGAATTAtagagaattattttattaccactttattcttctttatataaaaataaagactCAAATCCTAAACTATTTCACTCGTGAAGAGAAAGAGAGTGTGTATCCGTCAAACATTATTCACTTTAGttctctcttctccttcacCATAACCATCAATATACATTATCTCACGCTCTCGGTCaatgaaatgttaaaatgaacatattattgaataatacaTAACAAACCCTCTGCGGCCaagagaaaaaggaaagggGAAAGCGGATCGCCTTGCCTTAACCCCCTTTTCATAGGAAACTCGTCCGTTGGGGACCCATTAACTAACACTAATGATGTAGCCGTGCCTATGCATTCTTTTATCCATTTCCACCACAAAACTGGGAAACCCATCTTGCACATCACCTCATCTAAATAAATTCAGTCTATAGAATCATACGCTTTCTCAAAATCTACTTTGAAGAGAAGCAATTCCTTTTTACATCTGCGAGCATCGTCGATACCTCATTAGCCACCAGGATACCATCTAGAATTTGGCGACCTTTAACAAAAGCAGATTGAGAATCCGAGATAACCAACCCAATAATAGAACGAAGTCGATTAGCCAGGACCTTCGCAAGAATTTTATACATACTTCCCACCAAAGAAATTGGACGAAAATCATTAAGCCGTTGCGGACTCTCAACCTTAGGAATAAGAGCAATGAAAGTACTATTGATGTCTTTGGTCAGCTTCCCATTTCTGTGAAATTCAATAAGAAATCGCATAACATCATCCCGCATAATATCCCAAAAATCCTTAATGAAGCCAAAAGTAATACCATCAGGGCTGGACATTTATAATTATCACAATCCCACACCGCGGCCTTTACCTCTTCCACAGAAAATGGTATAACCAAACTAGCACCCTCTCCATGAGTCAGCGACGAAAACTGAAGGCCCGCGATGCTAGGACGTTGAACATTACTTGCTTGGAAATGAgtagaaaaatgagaaaaaactgCCCTTCTGACATTGTCAACACCCTCAATCAAAACACCATCGACAAGAAAACAAGACACAGCATTACCTCTTCATCTTAAGGCATTCGTTAACAAGATCTTCTAAGAAAAACCTCAAGAAAGACAagacctttaaaaaaaaaacttaaggaaATTGAGTGTAATTTTCcctattattttattacaattttttctcgtaaaaagccaaaaataaaTCTTATAAAAGGGCTACAAGATGTCTCATAAATAATTATAGTCAATGGGAAAAagtaatatttgaaaaatatatgagcAACAtttactccttaaaaaaaagtcagatacacatttaaattattaaacttttttcaaagctataaatataataagggattgtctaacatgtgcaatattgcacatgttaaggcaactaaaagtagtaactttttattgaaatcaacaattaattattaaaaatctacatggttaatataataatattgtacCAATAATATATGAATTTCTAGATGAGTTGAGCAAGCTACTATATCGaagaaaattatcattcaaaCCAAAATTATGACATTAGTTATGGTGAAAATAAGTTGTAAAATTGTGGTGATTGTGACTATAGCAGCAATACTAATGGTTGAGATGTCCATGCCATTAACATTCATTCCATCCTCATCAATGGTGCAACATCGGTATCTATAGTATAAAGagagataaagataaaattgttAATGACTATAGCAGCAATACTAATGGTTGAGATGTCCATGCCATTAACATTCACTATGTTCTTAAAAACctatatgctttttttttctccttggCAAAAAAGCCTAATGCCAATCTTTTACAAATTACACCAAAAAAATTTGACTCACAAAAAGATTGTTGTCTCTTATTTTAGATTAGTAAATGCAATGTAGCTAAGAAAGTCACAAAATATAGACAAGCAAGGCATTTTCTAGATACACCAAATAATcttttttctctattgtttcCTTGAGTAAATTATTAAAAGGAATTCAGTACAAGATGAAACTTGATACATAAGATatctgaaaaaaattaaaaataaaaaatattgactaAATATGGTAGAATTACTATTGCAAATTGGGAAACTCTCCATGTATGATCAAGCCCAATCCTTCCTAATATCAAAAGTATAGTTGATCTCCAAGTAACACTTATTGTCATCATCCAGAAActgcaaaagaaaaatatgtatcattatcttacaacaaaaaaattacacttaatATTTTAAAGTTACCAATAAATAACTATGAGGAACATTTCATCTAATTAGTTCAATCAAAATCAGTGCAGTTAATTGTAATCTAAATTACCTTTGTTCTTGCAGAATATTGTCCCCTAGCAAATATCCCAGAGGGTGTGACTTCTTCTGGCATCTCATGTGTGTAAGGCTCTGGTTGAGGGCTGAAAGTTCCAAGCATCTCTTTTGAGCTATCCActgaaataatatttgttttaatgcaattaaaattgaaaagcaTAAGTGTTACAAAATTGGAAATTTGAAAAACATTAGACTAGATGAATTAAATTTAACATACCCTTAACAGCAGTCTTCCAAACAGTATTGGTGTATTTTAACCCAGAAACAATGTTATTGCTCACAACAAAGTTGAATTTCAGACGGTAAGGACTACCTTCTTTAAGAGTAAACCACAATCCCTGTGGTTTTCCATCTTCAGGAATGGGAAGAACAATGTCATCTCTACCAGGAGAGATTATAGAAAGGCTTGTAAAATTCACTTCAGGTTCAAGGATTTCTACAAAtacatagaaaaaaaatagtaaattctCAAAAGTAAGATCTTCGTCAACCATGTATAAACACATACTCTCTTCGTCCCACACTTGTTTATTTCATACAAATTAAGAAAGCGTAAATAATCATTTTGGTCTCTAAATGTGTATTATGTGAGACCATGTCACTATAGTCTATAGTAACTGTCTATATCGAAATTATAAACATATcctcaaatgatttttttttttttatatacctCCAATGTTGTTGACATCGACACTCCCAAGAAGCTGCTCCTTCCATTTCCTTAGACTCTCATCGTCCTATATTCAATCGtacaaccaaaaaacaaaataatgaataGAAAATAAAGCATGAAAAACAATGAGCAAATACTCAAATTAGTCTTTGAAATTGTAGGACGATATGTACAACAATCTATTCCTCACATTATTGATATTCTAAAACTATTTATGAAATTgcataattttaatcaaatgacATTAAGATGATAATTTTGAGATGAATTTAAAACTAAGTTAATACTTTATATTTTCAGATACCATTCTAGAATATTGATAATGTGAAGGACTAGATTGAttcaaatatgaacaaaaaaaatgtgtagTTCCACAAGAAACAAAACCTTATCTTTCTCAAGGTGTTCTTTAATAGTGCACATAGGACCTAGCTGTATTTTTGCtccatattcatcttcttcctcttcagtTGCATAGACAGAAGATTCACTTGTATGCCTGGTAAGAGGCTCATGATGTTCATCTTTTTCTCCACCAGCCTCACTAGTTTGTCctgtttctttgttttcatcATCAGACCCCATCTTCTTGGAACTTCAACAGCTCCAATATCCAAGGTAGTTAACTCATCAACagagataaaaagaaataacaattgTGACCCAAAACTATGTACTAAAAGAATTTGACCTCAACAAAACAAATTCTATAGACAGAAATTTATGTCAAGAATGAAGAAGATTGTTgagacaaattaaaaaaaaaacttttgaagaGAAGGGACTAGTGAAACCaatgaaaaaaacataaaacagtGACCGTTTGTGTTTCAGAAAACCAAACAagaataaataaagaaaaatgtcacataatataaacaaatatgaaaaagtgattgtttgtttttgttaatagCTTTTTCTTCCTATCTATTTTATTCCTCTTTTTGTGGTGCTAGTTCAAAATGGGAGGAGGAGAGGAAAAAAAGATTGGTCATTTGGAGGAAAGTTCTATTGGTGATCCGAAATGTTTGTTAGAAGTGAATATTAAAACTGCACCACAAATATTGTAACATTGACATAGCAGatactttatatttatagtggcacacttatacatttttttttttaggaaataatgGTACACATATACTTGTTtgtcaaataaatattatttacattatttgtaaaatttcatttatctaTATCATCGCGACATGATAAATTTTACTTTGACATGATTAATTTGAGTACGAGACCAACAATGCATAGCTTTGCAATAAagcacaacttttttttttttttttgaagaataataaAGCACAACTTGATTAGCctatattaaaattatcaaagatATGTATAAGAGGCCACGACTAGTGTGAAAACAAAGTGCAGATCACATAAATGTTCTCCATAACTACAGAACTACATTAATGGTCCATTTTGGGTCTTTATCACTTTATCATATTTTGACTACTTGTTGAACACACTCAAGAACCAACATTGAGATTCATACTTTTTACAAATGATATAGTCTTGTTTAAAGAGTCGGGAGATGTTATAAATGGGAGCTTAAGCAATTTGAGACAAATTTAAGAAAGATGTGACTTTCGCTTGAatagaaataaaacaaagtaTATTAATATGTAAACCATCATATCCAAGAAGAgtgattaaaataaagaaaggtCTTGAGTACTTAATGTAATAACtttatcataaaattataaGATCGACGGTGTTGCATGAAACAAAATATCAAGTAGTTTAAAACAAACATAAGAGTAAAATGAGTGTAATAAAATTAGAATGTTACACTGGATTCACATAAATATCAAACTATAAAAGATTATAAGTTGGTATAGCATTGAAGAGAAAGTTGAAGAGTATCCTAGTATCTATCTATTTGTATAAAAGATAGTTGAATTTTGATGGTGGTTTGAATAATTTGGAGGAGACGTGCATATATTGTAGCAAGGAGAGTAGTTTAGAAGAAAAGTAGCCTAGCTACTTCATGCAAAAAAAGACTTAAAAATCATATAGTAGAAACTATTAGAAAGTATAGTGGTAAAttcttctccacaatttaattgtgtgagctctaaccattaggctacttgacaaaaaaaataaaaaaataaaaaattctttgattAGATATTATAACTCgtgatataatgttatggagttatttaatttatgtagcCAATCCCATGCCCAACCTAATGGGAGGTCACAAAGTCTTTGCTTTATGCCTCCCCGACAAATAACTTAGTATAAATGGGAGGTTAATTTAAGATGCTTAACCATATGATTCAATGAAGGGGAGGAGACAAGAGGGAAGGAAAAGAGACATATTTTACAATCGTTTGGAACGAGGGGATGATACATATAGTTGATTTTGTTGGATTCATTGGGGGATTCTAGGAATTCAGAATTTGGACGAGAGATAAATAACgttagacaaaaaaatattctactaatgaattaaattcatgttctaacgatttgttttaaagtaaactcattaAATTACTTGGTTATATGTTTGGTTTAGTTTGGTTCAATAATGACTTGGTTATATGTTTGGTTCGAATTTGACaaagatattataaaaaatgtatcaactttttaaaattttatttttggatttgtttGATTATTGATTACTCTCTCCTATCTCAATTATAATTATAGTTGATCCATATTACATatcaaatacattaaatattcaataaatctaaaaagtgatTGTTTATTTATAAGATCGGAGGAATTAAATACTATGTCCAAAGTAAACGGaagatttttagaatttaacatttttttatatgttttttaaatttatagtaAATAGTAGATTATATTGTCATTATTGTAGgattattgattttaattttaaaatagattttgttgaaattttaatttaaattagtaTTTCTTAAATATTAGAAATAAACTTGAtacaaaataaaactatataagTAATACTatctcttctttaaaaaaagaaaagtaatacTATCTCTTtcttaatttattcttttaaaaataaaatttatgtcgGTTAAACTTTGAAAGCTGAGCGAGACTAACATATACATTTAATAATCACCCATCAAGGTCATCATCAGGTCGGAAGTTAAACCACATCATATGAGTCAACTTCTTACCATTGAaccaaattttataatttaatgaagcttttttattttagttttttttacaaaaaattaactgtattatttattttgggTGGAAAAACAGAGCCTGCCCAATTAACTCTCTATTTAAACAGCTGGATTCAAATATTTAGGTTAACTGCGTAGTTATTTTGGCTGGCGGTGTTACAGTACAACGATGGAAGCTACCTCCTCACTAGCAACCACGTCGACAGCCACATTACCGCCGACGATGGAGCCAAAATCGGAGCCGGAGACACCTTGGGAATCGATACGCAATGAAGAACTTATGGAGAGTGACTTTTCTATCTACGACGATCTCAAAGATCCTTACATGTTTATGTGTTCTCGCTTTCAGAtcaaaaaagatgaagaaattagAATCGCCATGGCTGAGCATAAAAAGTGCTCCCGTAATCTAACTGTAAGCATCTATTTATCTATCTCATTTTGTTTTCCAATTTTGCGTTTCACTTAATTTGTATGAAATAAACAAGTGTGGGACGAAGAGAGTGTGTCCTTTTCTTCAACATCACTTATTTTCTTGCTTCATTTGGAAGGTTAATTGTGTGTTTTGATGCTGACTTGGTCACATTTTGCCATTTTTTGCTTGATCCAAAAGCTCCGTGTCTTTGAACTAAAGGCACATCTCTGTAATCAATGATGATACTATCAGTTATAATATTGTTGTTGCTCAATTCATGTCTGGTAATCCTTGATTCTATTATGCTCATTTAAACATTAAGAGATTTTGGTCTTGCCTTTGTGACTTGATACTGGCGATGTTTGAAAAATCTCGAGTCTACGCAGGATTAGGAGGGGGTTGAAAGATTGTAACTCGATGATTGTAGCACGGATCCTACTAATAGGGATAAAAacaatatacttatatatagtTATATACACATGCATAAAAATTATGATAGGTGAAGAAAAGATACACACCCTTCCATGGTTGGTTCTCAGCAAAACTAAGGTGTGAGAGAAGAAATGAAGAGGTTTTGATGTTTTGCCTCGCAAAAGAGGACTTGTgcaaggaagaagaaagaaatcatTTCAATCTCTTCCTTTTCCACCGTTTAAAATCTGGAGTTCACGAAACCGATCTGGaaccattaaaattaaaaaaattgtttatttcaaACATTTCTTCTCACTTTTCAAGATTCTTCTTTGCCTTTACATTCAAACTATACTTTATCGGTTGGAAACTTGGAAATACTTTCGCTGATAAATGAGAGCACCatgtttttctctttatttgGAGGTTTCTTCATTGTATTAGAGTTTTTGCACTATCAGAAGAGTAAGACACCGTTAACTAGCATGGCTAAAACCTGTTTTCCTCAGCAACTCTAgagtttgttttgattttgagcaTTGAAATAAATCTTAACTTGCTTTTCTACCTGCCCTTTGTAAAGAATCATGTTGCAGTCTGATTAAAAAAAGCTTTAAATTGTATATTAGTTGCTTTTACGCTAGTTTTTGACAAATCAAATCGTTAGGTATGTCATCAATAATTAGCTAGTCTTAAAAAAAGCTTTAAATTGTATATAGATTTGTATGCCtgtgtaaatttcttttaaaatttgttcATGTATTTAATGAACAGATTAATTTCTAGACACTGAAAATAGCACAATGTGTGATTTGATTGGATCCATCTCTCCAAAACAAATTTACAGTGTCAATTTtgctaaaattaaatttttgaatgaacAGACACATTTGTTGAGTGTCAATATGTATTGAATGACCTATTTATAATCTTTAAATAGTTGATGTACTTCAATAGTAATTAAACCTATTTCTTTTGCTATCATTTTTATCTTTACAATTAGGAAACTATCTGCATAAAGTAATGCATGCattttttcgtaaaaaaaagaaagaaagtaatGCTTAAAGTATCAATGATCCTGTTGGCAAGGGGTATTAAAAATTAGCCTAATTGATAAAGGCAGAAGATGACTTTAAAGTATTACAGTGAAATTTACACATGCCAGGGCGGTGGGAATTAATTTGAAATCTCAGAGTTCCTCCAATGATCAAGAACCTTGTATGACGAGTTTGTCGAGGTTGTTTCCCTATGAAGGCCCAACTTAATAGCAGAGGTGTGTCATATCTATCTGATTGTGTAGTTTGTCGTGATAACTATGAAGATATTCTTCACTTTCTTATGGAGTGTCCGCACACAACCCAAGTGCGCCGCGCATCCACTTTGTGGGAAACGATTGATAATGCACTGCAGGAAAATTATAACATGAATGTTGTTATTTTCACGCTGTTGCACCAACTACAAGTATCACAGAGCGAGCTTTTTCCATCCTTTGGAGGAGCCTTTGTAAAAATACGAACTTGAAACTTTGGCGGCAAATTGAAGAGACAGGTGCTCAAATTTTTAAGTGTGCCACTTGTTTGTTGGAATAGTGGAAGCTAGCCAAGAACGAGCACCACAACAACTCACAGGAGGTTCTGACGAAAAATACTTAGGTGACTTGGGTGAAATACTGATGAATGATGAGACGAGTTGGCAAAAGAGCCATGTAATAGACTGGGCGTACCGAGCCACCCGATGCTGTGAAATATCACCAAAATGTTCAGGTCACAAAACAACATGTCAAACATGAACAAGCCACTGCTTGTCTCCTTTTATCctctctctcttttccttttctcaaACCCTAGCCGTCGCAACTTTTCTTTCTCCGTGATCTACCAAAGAGGGGtaatttagggtcaattttgacccgaAATCACCAgttcaaattgtttttctttctcttttggtCAATTAAgtgatttttcacatatttttagcTTTTCTTTCGTTggttttgtgatttcgtcgtctaacatgactttgtttaatttgatttcccatctttgtgcggtgtgcttttgattttccatcttagtgcggtgtttatttgattcaggttgaaaaaTTAGTCATGATCAAGGGTAGATTCAATCGTTGACTTTTGCATCGTCGACGTTTGAGATCCAGAAACGTGAGTATTTTGGTGGCTTGAACATAGTCATAGCCATATATACTGTGCcgtgagtttgttcgcaaattcatcatttttctgTTTAGAaagtttgaatttgtattgtatcgatatatcaatttaaatgaatgaatatcgtttatttttatcaaaaaaaaaatgtcaaatcgATGGTAGCGAGATGCAAAGTGCGAGGAGCATTCTATAATCAGTGGTTTCCTTTCCATGGAGGAGATTCGTATTTATATCTCCTGGTCTCATAGTTTACATCTTCTCTTCTTCAAGAATCAGTGCCATGTTCGATTTTGTGTCTCGTTGTATTGTTGAACCAATGTGGATTGAAGATGCTAATAAGCTGTTATTACTTTGATTCCTATAAAAATGAGCCTTTCATATCTCATTTTAAGCTCGTTGCTCTGTGAAGTGTGAGTGTGTGACCAAGGTTATTTCTTGTTACATTTTGTTTTAAGTAATCtctgaaaatcaaaatagcTTTATCCCTGGTCGGAGCATGATTGATAATGTTATTGATTTGCAGGAAACCACTTATTCTTTTAGGCATTTGCACGAAAAAAGCTTAATGATTTATTAAGCTTCACCTTGAGAAAAGTTATGACTGTCTTGAATGGATTTGTATCATGTCTTATATAAACCTGCTTGATAAATAGAATGCATATCCCATTGTATCCCATCTGCCTTTCTCCGAATCAAATGGAATTAATCAATTGTTGATCTTATTGAGTTTACTAGAGGCTCTATCTCTTTACTTTTTGTTATGTCCTTGGAGAGACTTGGTCATAAGATTAGAATCGGACATGGAAATGTCCCTTTGTTATCTCATAATAGTGCATGATATGAGATTTAGATGTGGGATCAACCCATGATGAGTTGCCTAGTTTACATACAAAACTCAGACTTTGCAAGACTAAGATCCATATTACAAATACTCGGtgaagatatatatttttcctcACAAAACAAAGacattattttcttaagaaCCAAAAGAAATAACAATACTATGAATAAGAAAAGAATGACAATATTATACTATGCTGTCAGCTAAATAACTGACTGAACCACCAGCAACTCATAAAGAAGCAAACATATTTAGTCAttacacaaataaaaataaaaattaactgcATACGTGGACAACTTGTTTTGCTTGAATTTCAAAGTTTaaatatagagaaatgatatttgaacaaccatttttaacAACTTTGATGACAGTTCTCTCTACTTCGAAGTTTAGATATGGGAACAACCTATTTGTCTAGTTTCGATACAAAATTCAGACTTTGCAGGACTCTCTACCATTTACAAATTCAGTAATATACTAATCGATCTTTCTTTGCAGGACTCTCTACCATTTATAAATTCAGTAATATACTAATCAATCTTTCTTCCCATATGGCCATCTACTCCTTGGGACTAGAGCAAGTAAGTAAAATATACAGAATTTGATTCTCAACAGCTAAAATCGTTCTTTCTTCCCATATATGACTGAACTGAACTGACTGTATGAAAATCTGACTGCATCTAATCCATATCCGTACTCTATGATAGCCTGAATATAATAAATGTGATAGAACTGATCAGATATAACTAATTAATAAGGAAACACTGTAATAGAATAACGAGAGCATCAGAGGTAATTGGCTTCAAAGTTGCTGAGGAAATCATATTTTAGGAATGATGTTTAAATTATACTTCAAGATATCAACATTATTCAAACATACTAGGTATACGGTATAACAGTGTCTAACCACAGTGCAGCATCTACCAACACTAAGAAAGCCCAattaagagaaagagagagagaccTAATATCAAACTACAAAGGCAATATCAAATCTAGGACTGTTCACCTTGTAGACATTCGTGATATGCAAGCATGACCAAATGCTTTACGGTTTATTCCTATATTCATATTAGCAATGGGTTACCTCTGTGATATACAATATGTCTTAACTATTGTGAGTACATCAACTTGA
It encodes:
- the LOC11432726 gene encoding rho GDP-dissociation inhibitor 1, with the translated sequence MGSDDENKETGQTSEAGGEKDEHHEPLTRHTSESSVYATEEEEDEYGAKIQLGPMCTIKEHLEKDKDDESLRKWKEQLLGSVDVNNIGEILEPEVNFTSLSIISPGRDDIVLPIPEDGKPQGLWFTLKEGSPYRLKFNFVVSNNIVSGLKYTNTVWKTAVKVDSSKEMLGTFSPQPEPYTHEMPEEVTPSGIFARGQYSARTKFLDDDNKCYLEINYTFDIRKDWA